A single genomic interval of Porphyromonas sp. oral taxon 275 harbors:
- a CDS encoding RagB/SusD family nutrient uptake outer membrane protein, with the protein MKLTKYILLGGLGLLSLASCKKDFLNVTPTANLSNKDAEATEPGIVGLVNGLHNMMYNYNFEQVFSYGFPSMNVQLDMLGDDGINTKPAYHMATYRWQDHRDRTDNDKSLTYKAWDGYYTLILHANKAIAGYRTILPEEERKHVATRYAYGEALAIRAYAYHQLVQLFAKRYRAATAATDLGVILRTDKDQSKQFEPMARSTVAETYKQIEEDLKESLDVLKGLEQATDRNHLRYSTVCGIAARVALCKEDWAAAEDYATQAIQQSNSRLAKGEELIDGFNNYKAPEWMWGYHQSDTQDLGWGSFSVAYSYNVAGHNKSLRYAINRDIYDQLGSGDVRRKWWVCLDRGDEVPKDAYSVYFAMNGDVPQWEITGQCIKFRSKAQGSTFMDLVMMRVAEMYYIKAEAEARQGKEAAARQTLLDIVSTRDAAFTLPTESGDALIDKIFAHKRIDLYMEGVRFLDLKRLAKAFDRSKASNFTILLNYQGLGGGKNAYTVGLNRNTGNLAKEIPTTADDNRWQFVIPYQELKGNKLCQDNP; encoded by the coding sequence ATGAAACTCACGAAGTATATACTCCTAGGCGGCCTCGGGCTCCTCTCGCTGGCCTCCTGCAAGAAGGACTTCCTCAACGTCACGCCGACCGCGAACCTCAGTAATAAGGATGCCGAGGCTACCGAGCCTGGCATCGTGGGGCTCGTCAACGGGCTGCATAACATGATGTACAACTACAACTTCGAGCAGGTCTTCTCCTACGGCTTCCCCTCGATGAATGTACAGCTGGATATGCTGGGGGACGATGGTATCAATACCAAGCCCGCCTACCACATGGCGACCTACCGCTGGCAGGATCACCGCGATCGTACCGACAATGACAAGAGCCTCACCTACAAGGCTTGGGACGGCTACTACACGCTGATCCTGCACGCCAATAAGGCGATCGCGGGCTACCGCACCATCCTGCCCGAGGAGGAGCGTAAGCACGTGGCCACACGCTACGCCTATGGCGAGGCCCTGGCCATCCGCGCCTACGCCTACCACCAGCTGGTGCAGCTCTTTGCCAAGCGCTACCGTGCGGCTACCGCTGCCACCGACCTCGGGGTCATCCTCAGGACGGATAAGGATCAGTCCAAGCAGTTCGAGCCGATGGCGCGCTCCACGGTCGCTGAGACCTACAAGCAGATCGAGGAGGACCTCAAGGAGTCCCTCGACGTGCTCAAGGGGCTGGAGCAGGCCACCGACCGCAACCACCTGCGCTACTCCACCGTCTGCGGTATTGCAGCGCGTGTAGCCCTGTGCAAAGAGGACTGGGCTGCAGCGGAGGACTACGCTACGCAGGCGATCCAGCAGTCCAACTCCCGCCTGGCGAAGGGAGAGGAGCTCATCGACGGCTTCAACAACTACAAGGCACCCGAGTGGATGTGGGGCTATCACCAGAGCGATACTCAGGATTTAGGCTGGGGGAGCTTCTCCGTAGCCTACTCCTATAATGTCGCTGGACACAACAAGTCCCTGCGCTACGCCATCAACCGTGACATCTACGATCAGCTCGGCTCGGGCGACGTACGCCGCAAGTGGTGGGTCTGCCTCGACCGGGGCGACGAGGTGCCCAAGGATGCCTACAGCGTCTACTTCGCGATGAACGGTGATGTGCCTCAGTGGGAGATCACGGGGCAGTGCATCAAGTTCCGCTCCAAGGCTCAGGGCTCTACCTTCATGGACCTGGTGATGATGCGTGTGGCTGAGATGTACTACATCAAGGCCGAGGCTGAGGCGCGTCAGGGCAAGGAGGCCGCTGCACGCCAGACGCTCCTCGACATCGTCAGTACGCGTGATGCCGCCTTCACCCTACCTACCGAGTCGGGGGATGCGCTGATCGACAAGATCTTCGCCCACAAGCGTATCGACCTCTACATGGAGGGCGTCCGCTTCCTCGACCTCAAGCGTCTGGCGAAGGCCTTCGACCGCAGCAAGGCCTCCAACTTCACCATCCTGCTCAACTATCAGGGCCTCGGTGGAGGTAAGAACGCCTACACTGTGGGGCTGAACCGCAATACGGGCAACCTCGCCAAGGAGATCCCGACCACGGCGGACGACAACCGCTGGCAGTTCGTCATCCCCTACCAAGAACTCAAGGGGAACAAGCTCTGCCAGGACAACCCCTAG
- a CDS encoding SusC/RagA family TonB-linked outer membrane protein, whose amino-acid sequence MRRSLLTLLALLLFTGASWAQKKQITVTGVVIASNDKEPIIAASVVCAEFPSTGVLTDIQGRFTLKLPEQAKTLTISSIGYLTQKVPLTGKPLKVILKAEERVTDDVVIVAYGTQKRQSLVGAQASLGAKQLESRPVANITTTLAGVAPGLQVVSSSGQPGSGADIRIRGFGSINASSAPLYVVDGAIYNGSLSDFPASDILNVAILKDAASTALYGSSAGNGVILVTTRRGASGASKGEPSFSFSMSQGFTQRGIPSYDRIGAMDYYKVHWQQWYNDYRLNYRKPAGMSDADWDTSIKQQAAIDVYNDLKYNPYAGIKRYYTPDASGEYQLGTTYDPKKGSIPAVMLPDGTMNPEITGLKWGDDLDWDNALFGHGHRQEYSVSGGLNTEKMRSFLSLGYLDETGFLKNTNFRRYSGRVNLSYDLRRYLTLGGSLSFTRSEQDAPGTLGAYSSNMPSFVNGIAPIYPMHLRDRHTGELILDENGRPQWDHSEDRPYLGRFNALETAQRDLRTTRKDVVTTRTTVDIKPMDGLKLQLNLSYDVNNEKAIHRYNHIMGDQSSNRGLLNYDQIRLTTMTFNQLLSWDKDYGKHSLSALLGHESYSYDYDYLHGAKKGLKFLVIDQLSNYTKVSGLTSDLTRYRKEGYFARLNYTYDQRYNFSGSFRRDGSSRFAPDARWGNFWSLGAGWILSKESFLQRYDWINELKLRASIGGTGNDGLLDSEGHSVYYPYQTLYSMSNENDQQPGLRMAVLGNPSLVWESQMNTDIALEFVLLRSRLKGTIEFFNKESRNLLFAYSLPASSGMGSQDRNIGKVRNYGLELELHGTLLRTKDFEWSLGANATFLTNRIVRLPDANRKDGIELKYTKYVEGGSIYDFYLNEYLGVDPADGRPMFRLDKERYPDQKGLNDTDKATYTKDGNFARRHFCGSSIPDVTGGFSTNLTWRRLSLGINFAYQLGGKTYDKVYADLMSRSLNGGRAKHADLLKAWKNPGDVTDVPALTASGKDYSTLQSDRFLISSSALALKNIALNYNIEDKIVKKLGLKGAAIGVMAENLFVLSARRGMNPMQSYSGVISVAGYAQPRTFSTSLKVSF is encoded by the coding sequence ATGAGAAGAAGTTTACTCACTCTCCTGGCCTTGCTCCTCTTCACAGGAGCCAGCTGGGCGCAGAAGAAGCAGATCACCGTCACAGGGGTGGTCATCGCCTCCAACGACAAGGAGCCCATCATCGCGGCCAGTGTCGTATGTGCTGAATTCCCCTCCACAGGGGTGCTCACCGATATCCAAGGGCGCTTTACCCTCAAGCTGCCCGAGCAAGCCAAGACGCTGACGATCAGCAGTATTGGCTACCTCACGCAGAAGGTGCCCCTCACGGGTAAGCCGCTGAAGGTCATCCTGAAGGCCGAGGAGCGCGTCACGGACGACGTCGTCATCGTCGCCTACGGGACGCAGAAGCGTCAGAGCCTGGTCGGGGCACAGGCCTCGCTCGGGGCCAAGCAGCTGGAGTCCCGCCCCGTGGCCAACATCACCACGACGCTGGCGGGGGTTGCCCCAGGGCTGCAGGTCGTCTCGTCCTCGGGGCAGCCTGGCTCGGGAGCGGATATCCGCATCCGCGGCTTCGGCTCGATCAATGCCTCCTCTGCTCCGCTCTATGTCGTCGACGGTGCTATCTATAATGGTAGCCTCTCCGACTTCCCTGCCTCCGATATCCTCAACGTAGCTATCCTCAAGGACGCTGCCTCTACCGCCCTCTACGGCTCGAGCGCAGGGAATGGGGTCATCCTCGTCACCACGCGCCGCGGCGCGAGCGGCGCGAGCAAGGGCGAGCCCAGCTTCAGCTTCTCGATGAGCCAGGGCTTCACCCAGCGCGGGATCCCCAGCTACGACCGTATCGGCGCCATGGACTACTACAAGGTGCACTGGCAGCAGTGGTACAATGACTACCGCCTCAACTACCGCAAGCCTGCAGGCATGAGCGATGCCGACTGGGATACGTCGATTAAGCAGCAGGCTGCCATCGATGTCTACAATGACCTCAAGTACAACCCCTACGCAGGGATCAAGCGCTACTACACGCCTGACGCCTCTGGGGAATACCAGCTGGGGACTACCTACGACCCCAAGAAAGGCTCTATACCCGCTGTCATGCTCCCCGACGGGACGATGAACCCCGAGATCACGGGCCTCAAGTGGGGCGATGACCTCGACTGGGATAATGCCCTCTTCGGCCACGGACACCGCCAGGAGTACAGCGTCAGCGGGGGGCTCAATACCGAGAAGATGCGCTCCTTCCTCTCGCTCGGCTACCTCGATGAGACGGGCTTCCTGAAGAATACCAACTTCCGCCGCTACTCGGGGCGTGTCAACCTCAGCTACGACCTGCGCCGCTACCTCACCCTCGGGGGGAGCCTCTCCTTCACCCGTAGCGAGCAGGATGCTCCCGGGACGCTGGGGGCCTACTCCTCCAATATGCCCTCCTTCGTCAACGGCATCGCCCCCATCTACCCCATGCACCTGCGTGATCGGCATACGGGCGAGCTGATCCTCGATGAGAACGGCCGCCCGCAGTGGGACCACAGCGAGGATCGTCCGTACCTAGGAAGGTTCAACGCCCTCGAGACCGCACAGCGTGACCTCCGTACGACGCGCAAGGATGTCGTCACCACCCGTACCACCGTCGACATCAAGCCTATGGATGGGCTCAAGCTGCAGCTCAACCTCTCCTACGACGTCAATAACGAGAAGGCCATCCACCGCTATAACCACATCATGGGTGACCAGTCGTCCAATAGGGGGCTGCTCAACTACGACCAGATACGCCTGACGACGATGACCTTCAACCAGCTCCTCTCCTGGGACAAGGACTACGGCAAGCACAGCCTCAGCGCGCTGCTCGGGCATGAGAGCTACAGCTACGACTACGACTACCTCCATGGGGCGAAGAAGGGACTGAAGTTCCTCGTCATCGACCAGCTGTCCAACTATACCAAGGTCTCTGGCCTCACCTCTGACCTCACACGCTACCGCAAGGAGGGCTACTTCGCTCGTCTCAACTACACCTACGACCAGCGCTACAACTTCTCTGGCTCCTTCCGCCGCGATGGCTCCTCACGCTTCGCTCCCGATGCCCGCTGGGGGAACTTCTGGTCACTGGGTGCGGGCTGGATCCTCTCCAAGGAATCCTTCCTCCAGCGCTACGACTGGATCAATGAGCTGAAGCTACGTGCCTCCATCGGGGGGACGGGGAATGACGGCCTCCTCGACTCGGAGGGCCACTCGGTCTACTACCCCTATCAGACGCTCTACAGTATGTCCAACGAGAACGACCAGCAGCCTGGCCTACGTATGGCAGTACTGGGGAATCCTAGCCTCGTCTGGGAGTCGCAGATGAATACCGATATCGCCCTGGAGTTCGTCCTCCTGCGCAGTCGCCTCAAGGGGACGATCGAGTTCTTCAACAAGGAGTCGCGCAATCTGCTCTTCGCCTACTCACTGCCCGCCTCCTCAGGGATGGGCTCGCAGGATCGCAATATCGGTAAGGTGCGCAACTATGGGCTGGAGCTCGAGCTGCACGGCACCCTGCTCCGCACCAAGGACTTCGAGTGGAGTCTCGGGGCTAATGCTACCTTCCTGACCAATCGTATCGTCCGTCTGCCTGATGCCAACCGCAAGGACGGGATCGAGCTCAAGTACACCAAGTATGTCGAGGGGGGGAGCATCTACGACTTCTACCTCAACGAGTACCTCGGGGTAGACCCTGCCGATGGCCGCCCAATGTTCCGCCTCGACAAGGAGCGCTACCCTGATCAGAAGGGGCTCAACGATACGGACAAGGCTACCTATACCAAGGATGGGAACTTCGCCCGCCGTCACTTCTGCGGCAGCTCGATCCCCGACGTCACAGGGGGCTTCTCTACGAACCTGACCTGGCGCCGTCTCTCCCTCGGCATCAACTTCGCCTATCAGCTCGGGGGTAAGACCTACGACAAGGTCTACGCTGATCTGATGTCCCGCAGCCTCAATGGAGGACGTGCCAAGCACGCCGATCTCCTGAAGGCGTGGAAGAACCCTGGTGACGTCACTGATGTCCCCGCCCTCACGGCCTCGGGGAAGGACTACTCCACGCTGCAGTCCGACCGCTTCCTCATCTCTAGCTCCGCTCTGGCGCTGAAGAACATCGCGCTGAACTACAACATCGAGGACAAGATCGTCAAGAAGCTCGGGCTCAAGGGTGCCGCCATAGGCGTCATGGCCGAGAACCTCTTCGTCCTCTCGGCACGCCGAGGGATGAACCCGATGCAGAGCTACTCTGGGGTGATCTCTGTAGCAGGCTACGCCCAGCCACGCACCTTCTCTACGTCGCTCAAGGTAAGTTTCTAA
- a CDS encoding YifB family Mg chelatase-like AAA ATPase, whose amino-acid sequence MLVRTFAAALQSIQARTVTIEVNCTPGCYFQLVGLPDAAIKESQDRIISAIESSGYKFPGKRLVINMSPADLRKEGSAYDLPLALGILAADGQIPAEALERYMIMGELSLDGSLRPIRGALPIAIQARAEHFEGFILPEDNAREAAVVNQLKVYGAPTLRSVIDMLTGQAELPEVEVDTRRTFYEAREELTLDFAEVRGQERVKRALEVAAAGGHNILMIGAPGSGKSMMAKRLPSILPPFTLGESLETTKIYSVSGKLGRDVTLMTTRPFRAPHHSISPVALVGGGASPQPGEISLAHNGVLFLDELPEFSRSVLEVMRQPLEERQVTVARARYSVDYPAGFMLVAAMNPCPCGYYNHPTRHCECTPQQVQHYLGKVSGPLLDRIDLQVEIAPVPFEKLSATEPGEASAAIRERVLRARELQTQRFADCPGVHCNAQMTAALTQRLARPDAEGLERLRVAMERLDLSARAYDRILKVARTIADLAGEETIGKEHISEAISYRKLDRSSWGR is encoded by the coding sequence ATGCTCGTACGCACCTTTGCCGCCGCCCTGCAGAGTATCCAGGCGCGGACGGTGACGATCGAAGTCAACTGTACGCCCGGCTGCTACTTTCAGCTCGTCGGGCTTCCCGATGCCGCCATCAAGGAGAGTCAAGACCGCATCATCTCCGCTATCGAGTCCAGCGGCTACAAGTTCCCCGGCAAGCGCCTCGTGATCAACATGAGCCCTGCCGACCTCCGGAAGGAGGGCTCGGCCTATGATCTGCCGCTAGCCCTCGGCATCCTCGCTGCCGATGGGCAGATCCCCGCGGAGGCCCTCGAGCGCTACATGATCATGGGCGAACTGTCGCTGGACGGATCGCTCCGCCCGATCCGCGGGGCGCTGCCCATAGCCATACAGGCGCGTGCAGAGCACTTCGAGGGCTTCATCCTCCCCGAGGATAATGCGCGCGAGGCCGCGGTGGTCAATCAGCTCAAGGTCTATGGCGCCCCCACGCTCCGCTCTGTCATCGATATGCTCACGGGGCAGGCGGAGCTCCCCGAGGTAGAGGTCGATACGCGTCGTACCTTCTACGAGGCACGAGAGGAGCTGACGCTGGACTTCGCCGAGGTGCGGGGGCAGGAGCGGGTCAAGCGCGCCCTCGAGGTCGCCGCCGCTGGGGGGCACAACATCCTGATGATAGGTGCCCCAGGGAGCGGCAAGTCGATGATGGCCAAGCGCCTACCGAGCATCCTGCCGCCCTTCACCCTCGGCGAGTCCCTCGAGACGACGAAGATCTACTCCGTCTCGGGGAAGCTAGGGCGTGATGTGACGCTGATGACGACGCGCCCCTTCCGCGCGCCGCATCACTCCATCTCGCCCGTGGCGCTGGTGGGGGGCGGTGCCAGCCCGCAGCCGGGCGAGATCAGCCTGGCGCATAATGGGGTGCTCTTCCTGGACGAGCTGCCCGAGTTCAGCCGCAGCGTGCTGGAGGTCATGCGCCAGCCGCTGGAGGAGCGGCAGGTGACGGTGGCACGAGCGCGCTACTCGGTGGACTACCCCGCGGGCTTCATGCTCGTGGCGGCGATGAATCCCTGCCCCTGCGGCTACTACAATCACCCCACACGGCACTGCGAGTGCACGCCGCAGCAGGTGCAGCACTATCTGGGCAAGGTCTCAGGCCCGCTGCTGGACCGCATAGACCTGCAGGTGGAGATAGCTCCCGTACCCTTCGAGAAGCTCTCCGCCACGGAGCCCGGGGAGGCGAGTGCCGCCATCCGAGAGCGGGTGCTGCGGGCGCGCGAGCTGCAGACCCAGCGCTTCGCAGATTGCCCTGGGGTGCACTGCAACGCTCAGATGACGGCGGCGCTGACGCAGCGCCTGGCGCGTCCCGATGCCGAGGGGCTGGAGCGGCTGCGTGTCGCTATGGAGCGCCTCGACCTCTCGGCCCGCGCCTACGACCGCATCCTCAAGGTGGCGCGCACCATCGCCGACCTCGCGGGTGAGGAGACCATAGGCAAGGAGCACATCAGCGAGGCCATCAGCTACCGCAAGCTCGACCGCAGCAGCTGGGGACGCTAG
- a CDS encoding GDSL-type esterase/lipase family protein yields the protein MKQALRPLLLVLALSGLSLTGQAARHKGKPLRVACIGNSITYGYLLPDREQQAYPALLQRMLGERYEVGNFGKSGATLLERGHRPYVQQEEYRQALAYKADIAVIHLGVNDTDPRNWPNYRDEFVPNYRHLIDTLRTINPKVRILIARTTPIGAEHPRFESGTRDWQTQIQHAIDQVARGAGVQLIDLHEPLYPYPHYLPDAIHPDPAGAVILAQTVYGAITGDYGGLQLPAVYTDGMVLQRDRPLTLRGRANAGEEVRVSLKGQRFTTRATDDGRWTLQLPPHAAGGPYRLDIATKTKALALRDVYFGEVWLCSGQSNMAMMLRETDTRQQAASASDSLLRIYDMKPAHATDPVSWPVSFLDSLNRLEYYLPARWQRTTPETAASLSAVAYHFARELRDSLRVPVGIIVNAVGGAPTEAWIDRASLEEELPGLLRRWRSNDFIMPWVRQRASENVKLKDSPLTRHPYAPHYLFDTGIRPLEHYALRGVLWYQGESNAHNIEVHERLFPLLVKSWRSYFGAPLPFYYVQLSSINRPSWPHFRDSQRRMQRPSEGLEMIVSSDHGDPKDVHPRQKQPLGHRLALLALYNDYGYRSLEARSPEVARITRQGGELFLSFVHTSALRTSDGQPIRGFELLTEDGLVYPVEARVQGAELRLTVPTQLQGGCLTVRYAWRPYTDANLVGRTGLPVSTFSLSEDYVRP from the coding sequence ATGAAGCAAGCACTACGTCCCCTTCTCCTCGTGCTCGCCCTCTCGGGGCTCTCCCTCACGGGGCAGGCCGCCAGGCACAAAGGTAAGCCCCTACGCGTAGCCTGTATAGGTAATAGCATCACCTACGGCTACCTATTGCCTGATAGAGAGCAGCAAGCCTACCCCGCGCTCCTGCAGCGCATGCTGGGAGAGCGCTACGAGGTGGGCAACTTCGGTAAGTCTGGGGCGACGCTGCTGGAGCGCGGCCACCGTCCCTACGTCCAGCAGGAGGAGTATCGGCAGGCGCTGGCCTATAAGGCCGACATCGCCGTCATCCACCTCGGGGTCAACGATACCGACCCGCGCAACTGGCCCAACTACCGTGACGAGTTCGTCCCCAACTACCGCCACCTCATCGACACCCTGCGCACGATCAATCCCAAGGTGCGCATCCTCATCGCCCGCACCACGCCCATAGGGGCGGAGCACCCACGCTTTGAGTCGGGCACGCGGGACTGGCAGACCCAGATTCAGCACGCCATCGACCAGGTGGCACGCGGGGCGGGCGTCCAGCTTATCGACCTGCACGAGCCCCTCTATCCCTATCCCCATTACCTCCCCGACGCTATCCATCCCGACCCTGCGGGAGCGGTGATCCTAGCGCAGACGGTCTACGGCGCCATCACGGGCGACTACGGCGGCCTGCAGCTGCCCGCTGTCTATACCGATGGGATGGTACTGCAGCGCGATCGTCCCCTCACGCTGCGTGGCCGTGCTAATGCCGGCGAAGAGGTGCGCGTGAGCCTCAAGGGGCAGCGCTTCACCACCCGCGCCACTGACGATGGCCGCTGGACGCTCCAGCTGCCGCCCCATGCTGCAGGCGGGCCCTACAGACTGGATATTGCGACCAAGACCAAGGCCCTCGCCCTACGCGATGTATACTTCGGCGAGGTGTGGCTCTGCTCGGGGCAGTCCAATATGGCGATGATGCTCCGCGAGACCGACACGCGCCAGCAGGCTGCCTCGGCCTCCGACAGCCTCCTACGTATCTATGATATGAAGCCCGCGCACGCTACCGACCCCGTGAGCTGGCCCGTGAGCTTCCTTGACTCGCTGAACCGCCTGGAGTACTACCTGCCTGCCCGCTGGCAGCGCACGACACCTGAGACGGCTGCCTCCCTCTCGGCCGTGGCCTACCACTTTGCCCGCGAGCTACGCGACAGCCTCAGGGTCCCCGTCGGCATCATCGTCAACGCCGTCGGAGGGGCGCCCACGGAGGCGTGGATCGACCGCGCGAGCCTCGAGGAGGAGCTCCCTGGGCTGCTGCGTCGCTGGCGGAGCAATGACTTCATCATGCCCTGGGTGCGGCAGCGTGCCTCGGAGAATGTCAAGCTGAAGGATAGCCCGCTGACGCGTCACCCCTATGCGCCGCACTACCTCTTCGATACGGGCATCCGTCCGCTGGAGCACTATGCGCTGCGCGGCGTCCTCTGGTATCAGGGCGAGTCGAACGCCCACAACATCGAGGTGCACGAGCGTCTCTTTCCCCTGCTGGTCAAGAGCTGGCGCAGCTACTTCGGTGCGCCCCTGCCCTTCTACTACGTGCAGCTCAGCTCCATCAACCGCCCCTCCTGGCCGCACTTCCGCGACAGCCAGCGCCGCATGCAGCGCCCCTCCGAGGGCCTTGAGATGATCGTCTCCAGCGACCATGGCGACCCTAAGGATGTCCATCCACGACAGAAGCAGCCGCTAGGGCATCGCCTGGCGCTGCTGGCTCTCTATAATGACTACGGCTACCGCAGCCTCGAGGCGCGCAGCCCCGAGGTGGCGCGCATCACGCGTCAGGGCGGTGAGCTCTTCCTGAGCTTCGTCCATACGAGCGCTCTGAGGACCTCGGACGGACAGCCGATACGAGGCTTCGAGCTCCTCACGGAGGATGGGCTCGTCTATCCCGTCGAGGCTCGAGTGCAGGGGGCTGAGCTGCGGCTGACCGTCCCCACGCAGCTGCAGGGCGGCTGCCTCACGGTACGCTACGCCTGGCGCCCCTATACCGATGCCAATCTCGTAGGCCGTACGGGGCTCCCCGTCTCGACCTTCTCCCTCAGCGAAGACTATGTGCGTCCCTAA